A genomic stretch from Bordetella sp. N includes:
- a CDS encoding enoyl-CoA hydratase/isomerase family protein, whose protein sequence is MSAASLPEKSGPGCVRYERDGGLAFVTLDHPGRMNAITVAMWRQLAQTFAVLSADLSLRCVIVAGAGGNFAAGADIREFPHERRDLTAVQNYHRNTLAPALKAIADCPHPVVASIEGVCVGGGLEIASQCDLRIAATSARFGVPINRLGFPMAPDEMRGLLTLAGRALTLELLLEGRIIDAAEAFSKGLLTRVVADAELAEETRKCASRILRGAPLAARINKRTLRRLESGQPLEEKEYPGFFAYADSHDHQEGVRAFLAGEEPTFSGD, encoded by the coding sequence ATGTCTGCTGCGTCGTTGCCGGAGAAGTCCGGGCCGGGTTGCGTGCGCTATGAGCGTGACGGCGGGCTGGCCTTCGTGACGCTGGATCACCCTGGCCGCATGAACGCCATCACGGTCGCCATGTGGCGGCAGCTGGCGCAGACCTTTGCCGTCCTGTCGGCGGATCTGTCGCTGCGCTGCGTGATCGTCGCGGGGGCGGGCGGAAATTTCGCGGCAGGCGCCGATATCCGCGAATTCCCGCATGAGCGGCGGGATCTGACGGCGGTGCAGAACTACCATCGCAACACCCTGGCGCCGGCGCTCAAGGCGATCGCCGATTGTCCGCATCCGGTGGTGGCGAGCATCGAAGGCGTCTGCGTCGGGGGCGGGCTGGAAATCGCCAGCCAGTGCGATCTGCGCATTGCCGCGACGTCGGCCCGCTTCGGCGTGCCCATCAACCGCCTGGGCTTCCCCATGGCGCCCGACGAGATGCGGGGCCTGCTGACGCTGGCCGGCCGGGCGCTTACCCTGGAACTATTACTTGAAGGCCGCATCATCGATGCGGCCGAAGCATTTTCCAAAGGCCTGCTGACACGCGTCGTCGCCGACGCCGAGCTGGCCGAAGAAACCCGCAAATGCGCAAGCCGCATCCTGCGGGGCGCGCCGTTGGCCGCGCGCATCAACAAGCGGACCCTGCGCCGGCTGGAAAGCGGCCAACCCTTGGAAGAAAAAGAATATCCTGGCTTTTTTGCGTATGCGGACAGCCATGATCATCAGGAGGGCGTGCGAGCCTTCCTGGCAGGCGAAGAACCGACATTTTCCGGAGACTGA